A genome region from Sceloporus undulatus isolate JIND9_A2432 ecotype Alabama chromosome 1, SceUnd_v1.1, whole genome shotgun sequence includes the following:
- the TANK gene encoding TRAF family member-associated NF-kappa-B activator isoform X2 — translation MDKNIADQLNKAYEAFRQACMDRDSAVKELKQKEQLASESVKLKQTEEENNLKEKKIESIITIKEDEIRHLKKQLKGMNEAQNYIQARNEKPASSRQELSPGPFGAAVYERDELEAVFWSMKEEFYRIRTLARAQTDQLSKFNLRREPVTEIPFSKPIQCTDEQADEVCSPWVKRGINREVPHFTAITARETGQDEEENSVESLSKLNVKFPPTDSDTTFLESTTESPPIPYSPGTEALLQDQQFNSDLEDQDVSYSEVKCNLFEEHGTHPVTSAVHNPAATSVAKASGQTNTHVQTPLDKTLGFKAPFLYNYGTTVFPKQDDSEIHFPALEGNEVTAGSPQQPLWKPYHGEDSDLLTFASANPELDQPEICEFCQKVFPPSLTSREDFLRHLNSHFN, via the exons GAACAATTGGCGAGTGAGAGTGTAAAATTAAAGCAAACTGAAGAAgagaataatttaaaagaaaaaaaaattgaatctaTTATCACCATCAAAGAAGATGAAATAAGGCATCTGAAAAAGCAACTAAAAGGAATGAATGAAGCACAAAATTACATACAG gcaaggaatgAAAAGCCTGCTTCATCTAGGCAGGAATTATCTCCAGGGCCCTTTGGTGCAGCTGTCTATGAAAG GGATGAACTAGAGGCTGTTTTCTGGAGCATGAAGGAAGAATTTTACCGCATACGCACATTAGCAAGAGCACAGACGGACCAGCTGAGTAAATTTAACCTACGAAGAGAACCTGTAACTG AAATTCCATTCTCCAAGCCTATCCAGTGCACTGATGAACAAGCAGATGAGGTGTGCAGTCCTTGGGTTAAAAGGGGCATAAACAGAGAAGTTCCGCACTTCACAGCCATCACagcaagagaaacaggccaagaTGAGGAGGAAAACTCGGTTGAGTCCCTCTCGAAACTGAATGTGAAATTCCCACCTACAGACAGTGACACCACTTTCTTAGAGAGTACCACAGAAAGTCCACCAATCCCGTACAGTCCAGGGACTGAAGCCTTACTTCAGGATCAGCAATTTAATAGTGACCTTGAAGACCAGGATGTGAGCTACAGCGAGGTGAAATGTAACTTGTTTGAGGAGCATGGCACTCATCCAGTTACTTCAGCTGTGCATAATCCAGCAGCTACCAGTGTAGCCAAAGCCTCAGGCCAGACAAACACACATGTCCAGACTCCCTTAGACAAGACCCTGGGTTTTAAAGCACCTTTCTTATACAACTATGGGACCACTGTCTTCCCAAAACAAGATGACTCTGAAATACACTTTCCTGCCTTAGAAGGAAATGAAGTAACAGCTGGGTCACCTCaacag CCACTCTGGAAACCATATCACGGTGAAGACAGTGACTTATTGACATTTGCTTCTGCAAACCCAGAACTTGATCAGCCTGAAATATGTGAATTTTGTCAGAAAGTTTTCCCACCATCTCTTACATCCAGGGAGGATTTTTTGAGGCATCTGAATTCACACTTCAACTGA